Proteins encoded in a region of the Phacochoerus africanus isolate WHEZ1 chromosome 8, ROS_Pafr_v1, whole genome shotgun sequence genome:
- the SNRNP70 gene encoding U1 small nuclear ribonucleoprotein 70 kDa isoform X2, with protein sequence MTQFLPPNLLALFAPRDPIPYLPPLEKLPHEKHHNQPYCGIAPYIREFEDPRDAPPPTRAETREERMERKRREKIERRQQEVETELKMWDPHNDPNAQGDAFKTLFVARVNYDTTESKLRREFEVYGPIKRIHMVYSKRSGKPRGYAFIEYEHERDMHSAYKHADGKKIDGRRVLVDVERGRTVKGWRPRRLGGGLGGTRRGGADVNIRHSGRDDTSRYDERDRDRDRERERRERSRERDKERERRRSRSRDRRRRSRSRDKEERRRSRERSKDKDRERKRRSSRSRERARRERERKEELRGGGGGGGDTAEPSEAGDAPPDDGPPGELGPDGPEGPEEKGRDRDRERRRSHRSERERRRDRDRDRERDHKRGERGGERGRDEARGGGGGGGQDNGLEGLGNDSRDMYMEAEGGDGYLAPENGYLMEAAPE encoded by the exons ATGACCCAGTTCCTGCCGCCCAACCTTCTGGCCCTCTTTGCTCCCCGTGACCCCATCCCATACCTGCCACCCCTGGAGAAACTGCCACATGAAAAACACCACAATCAACCTTACTGTGGCATTGCGCCCTACATCCGAGAGTTTGAG GACCCTCGAGATGCCCCTCCTCCAACTCGAGCAGAAACCCGGGAGGAACGAATGGAGAGGAAG AGACGAGAAAAAATTGAACGGCGACAGCAGGAAGTGGAGACAGAACTCAAAATGT GGGACCCGCACAATGATCCCAATGCTCAGGGTGATGCCTTCAAGACTCTCTTTGTGGCCAGAGTG AACTATGACACAACAGAGTCCAAGCTCCGCAGAGAGTTTGAGGTGTACGGACCCATCAAGAGG ataCACATGGTCTACAGCAAGCGGTCAGGGAAGCCCCGGGGCTACGCCTTCATCGAGTACGAACACGAGCGAGACATGCACT CCGCTTACAAGCACGCAGACGGCAAGAAGATTGACGGTAGGAGAGTCCTCGTGGACGTGGAGAGGGGCCGAACTGTGAAGGGCTGGCGGCCCCGGCGGCTAG GAGGGGGCCTCGGCGGGACCCGGCGAGGTGGGGCCGACGTGAACATCCGGCATTCGGGCAGGGACGACACCTCCCGCTACGACGAGAG GGACCGGGACCGGGACCGCGAGCGGGAGCGCAGGGAGCGAAGCCGCGAGCGCGACAAGGAGCGAGAACGACGACGCTCCCGCTCTCGGGACCGGCGGCGGCGCTCGCGGAGTCGCGACAAGGAGGAGCGGCGGCGCTCCCGGGAGCGGAGCAAGGACAAGGACCGGGAACGGAAGCGGCGGAGCAGCCGGAGCCGGGAGCGCGCGCGGCGGGAGCGGGAGCGCAAGGAGGAGCTccgcggcggcggtggcggcggcggcgacacGGCGGAGCCCTCCGAGGCGGGCGACGCGCCTCCTGACGACGGGCCTCCCGGGGAGTTGGGTCCCGACGGCCCAGAGGGCCCTGAGGAGAAGGGCCGTGATCGCGACCGGGAACGACGTCGGAGCCACCGGAGCGAGCGGGAGCGGCGTCGGGACCGCGATCGAGACCGGGAGAGGGACCACAAGCggggggagaggggtggagagCGGGGCAGGGAtgaggcccggggtgggggtggcggtggtgGCCAGGACAACGGGCTAGAGGGTTTGGGCAACGACAGCCGCGACATGTACATGGAGGCTGAGGGCGGCGACGGGTATCTCGCTCCAGAGAACGGGTATTTGATGGAGGCGGCACCAGAGTGA
- the SNRNP70 gene encoding U1 small nuclear ribonucleoprotein 70 kDa isoform X1, with product MTQFLPPNLLALFAPRDPIPYLPPLEKLPHEKHHNQPYCGIAPYIREFEDPRDAPPPTRAETREERMERKRREKIERRQQEVETELKMWDPHNDPNAQGDAFKTLFVARVNYDTTESKLRREFEVYGPIKRIHMVYSKRSGKPRGYAFIEYEHERDMHSAYKHADGKKIDGRRVLVDVERGRTVKGWRPRRLGGGLGGTRRGGADVNIRHSGRDDTSRYDERPGPSPLPHRDRDRDRERERRERSRERDKERERRRSRSRDRRRRSRSRDKEERRRSRERSKDKDRERKRRSSRSRERARRERERKEELRGGGGGGGDTAEPSEAGDAPPDDGPPGELGPDGPEGPEEKGRDRDRERRRSHRSERERRRDRDRDRERDHKRGERGGERGRDEARGGGGGGGQDNGLEGLGNDSRDMYMEAEGGDGYLAPENGYLMEAAPE from the exons ATGACCCAGTTCCTGCCGCCCAACCTTCTGGCCCTCTTTGCTCCCCGTGACCCCATCCCATACCTGCCACCCCTGGAGAAACTGCCACATGAAAAACACCACAATCAACCTTACTGTGGCATTGCGCCCTACATCCGAGAGTTTGAG GACCCTCGAGATGCCCCTCCTCCAACTCGAGCAGAAACCCGGGAGGAACGAATGGAGAGGAAG AGACGAGAAAAAATTGAACGGCGACAGCAGGAAGTGGAGACAGAACTCAAAATGT GGGACCCGCACAATGATCCCAATGCTCAGGGTGATGCCTTCAAGACTCTCTTTGTGGCCAGAGTG AACTATGACACAACAGAGTCCAAGCTCCGCAGAGAGTTTGAGGTGTACGGACCCATCAAGAGG ataCACATGGTCTACAGCAAGCGGTCAGGGAAGCCCCGGGGCTACGCCTTCATCGAGTACGAACACGAGCGAGACATGCACT CCGCTTACAAGCACGCAGACGGCAAGAAGATTGACGGTAGGAGAGTCCTCGTGGACGTGGAGAGGGGCCGAACTGTGAAGGGCTGGCGGCCCCGGCGGCTAG GAGGGGGCCTCGGCGGGACCCGGCGAGGTGGGGCCGACGTGAACATCCGGCATTCGGGCAGGGACGACACCTCCCGCTACGACGAGAG GCCCGGGCCCTCCCCGCTGCCCCACAGGGACCGGGACCGGGACCGCGAGCGGGAGCGCAGGGAGCGAAGCCGCGAGCGCGACAAGGAGCGAGAACGACGACGCTCCCGCTCTCGGGACCGGCGGCGGCGCTCGCGGAGTCGCGACAAGGAGGAGCGGCGGCGCTCCCGGGAGCGGAGCAAGGACAAGGACCGGGAACGGAAGCGGCGGAGCAGCCGGAGCCGGGAGCGCGCGCGGCGGGAGCGGGAGCGCAAGGAGGAGCTccgcggcggcggtggcggcggcggcgacacGGCGGAGCCCTCCGAGGCGGGCGACGCGCCTCCTGACGACGGGCCTCCCGGGGAGTTGGGTCCCGACGGCCCAGAGGGCCCTGAGGAGAAGGGCCGTGATCGCGACCGGGAACGACGTCGGAGCCACCGGAGCGAGCGGGAGCGGCGTCGGGACCGCGATCGAGACCGGGAGAGGGACCACAAGCggggggagaggggtggagagCGGGGCAGGGAtgaggcccggggtgggggtggcggtggtgGCCAGGACAACGGGCTAGAGGGTTTGGGCAACGACAGCCGCGACATGTACATGGAGGCTGAGGGCGGCGACGGGTATCTCGCTCCAGAGAACGGGTATTTGATGGAGGCGGCACCAGAGTGA